CATAACCattcaaacttgtccaattgtaaaacataaccccaaattgctgatatGGACtgtaattgaagaaacacgtgaaatacaacaGCTGCAatgctcgtggagtgtgataatcagatctttggcgtaaTACAAATCCGGagaaacgtttttacggttacttcaagtacggggttaaaaaaatccaaatttggggttatgttttataattggacaagtttaagaggTAAATTATCACAATTAAAAGTTGGAGGGAGCAGTTGTAacatttaaacaagttcaaaggggttatttgtgtattaggctaaaaagaattaaaaaattcaatccAAAACTAACTGAATCTATGGACCAATATAATAAATTCATGATCATTGTCAATTTGACCACTATTCCAACAAATTGTGAACTAATTTAATattgggttaatttcaaataaaaactaGGTGGTTTTACGTTTTTGTATATtggtatttatattttttatttaattttttaaaatcattatttttggagttttctttcTAAACATTAACGTTctcttccataaaaaaaaacaatatctaCATGACCTTAAAcacatttaattcttgaaaattttcattttgaggtcgttatcagtTAAATTTGGTAAAGTaaacaaatgaaaattttgcaaaccatatGGTtcggtttgtaacaaaaaaaccaTAGGTACCGATatgtaaaaacataaaattaatttgaaattaaccttttaatatttcattaaattcATGAATAAAATAGTAAATGTtgttcaacaaaaaaaaaaaaatcatattcctAAAAAAAACACAAGTATGGACCCATATATATGATTAGCAAACtcttatcaaattaataaaatcatgCTATTATTACCTGGTGGACCCTTAAATCATGATCTTatcatttaattaaattatgatGTTATTAAGTGGTTCTAATAAGACCTCGTTTAACACAATTTTATTATCAtatgttaaatatataaattgtttaacacaattattattatttttaaataatggtTGCCCACTGCAAGCTAAAGATGGTCTCATAGAATGTTACAGACTGAAATCGATGTGAGGATTTTGATCTTAAATCCACAACGAAGTTCTTTACAAGCCGAATCTTGAAGGAATGATCCCAAGTAATAAGAACAAACTTTCAATGGAGGctaggttttgattaaatttataaaagggTTGGTTTCATTCAAACTAAGGACCTTATATACCTCCTCTAGAATACAAGTAAAGGATTTAAAAGGCCTTACTATAACTATTAGCAACTACCCAATCCTAGGGGTAGGATtggtacaaaataaaaaatagagaaTGGAAATATAGGACAAGTAGCAAAACAGTAATATTCAGGATCCTCAGCTTTTGTCCCCTTTCCTTGAGAACTTGGCGGAGAAGTCTTCTTCCCTTTTCCCACGCTCCGCGCCACCTATCACACGCTCTGCGTGAGTGGCCCTCTGCTCCGGATTACTTATTTGGCCCAGCTCTTCCCCCTTGCGATCCACGGACCCACGCTCCGTGTCACCTGGGACGTGCTCCGCGTGGATTGCTCTCTGCTTTTGATCCACCATGGTTGGCCCTTCTCCTCTTTCCGTAACTGGTCCACGCGAAGCGTGATATATCGAACGCTCCGCGTGGGTGACTGCTAGTTTCGTCCCTCCTTCAGCTCCCACATCAGTGTTGCCCCCGACATTCACTCCCTCTTGAAAATAGTTGGACCCCAACTGTTCCCGTGATGTCTCAAGGGTTCCTTCCGGTTCAAGTCTCATACATTGAAGGAGGGTGACATCTTCCCAAGCCAATTCGGAAAGGAATTATGATAAGCATTAACATTAATCTTCTTGGTCACCTTGTAAGGCCCGTACTTCCTCGGTTTCAACTTGCTACTCGGGGCATTTATGAGTCTCTCCTTGCTCAAGTATACCATCATTTCATCCCCCACTTCAAACTATATATCTCTTCGGTGCTCATCCACTCTAGCCTTGGTCTTACTATTGCTCGCCTCAACACTCTGCCTCACTTCTTGATGCATCTGGTGATAGTCATTGGCTAGATGTTGGACGGCGACACTACTCTTCTCCCCTTTCGGGATGTCGCTTAAGTCGAGTGAATGATTTGGGGTCTTCGTATACACTATCTCAAATGGTGACTTCCCGGTGGTGGAGCTCACAGCATAATTGTAGGCAAACTCGACTAGTGTTATCACGTAGTCCCACATCTTGGGTTTATCCCGACATTTACTCCTCAATACGTTTCCCAAAGTACGGTTGGCTCTTTTGGTTTGCCCATCGGGTTGGGGGTGAGCAATGGTGCTAAACTTCAAAGTCGTGCCAAGAATGGTCCACAAGGTACGCCAAAAGTGGCTAACAAACTTCGTGTCCCTATCCGACATTATACTCTTGGAGACTCCATGTAGTCTCACCACCTCACGAAAGAACAGTTTAGCAATGGCTGTCGCATCATTGGTCTTTCGACATGGGATGAAATGAGCCATCTTGGAAAACCGGTCAACCACTACGAAGATAAATTTATGTCACGTTCAGTCCTTGGTAGTCCCAACACGAAATCCATAACGAGGTCCTCCCAAATAGACTATGGTACCGGTAGCGGTATAAGTAGGCCCGCATTAGATGCATGCCCCTTGGAAGTTTTACAATCCACACATCTGTCCATGATGTATGCTACATCTCTCCTCAACTTCGACTAATAGTAACGAGAGTTCACAGCCTCAAAAGTCTTGTCCCTACCAAAATGTCCCCCCAAAACTCCTCCATGTAGTTCCCGGATCACCCTCTCTCGAATTGACGTCCCCGTAAAGCACAATTGATTGCCCTTCATGAGGTATCCCTCCCACAACTGATACTCTCCATCTCTGGTTTGCTGTTTACACTTCTTCCAAATACTACCAAAGTCTGGATCCTCTCGGTAATCCCCTTTGATATGCTCAAAATCCACTAACTCCAAAGCCACTGTTTTGAGGAGTGCCACCCTCATACTCAAAGCATCTGCCACCTTGTTTTGTTGACCCACCTTATGGAGAAGTTTATAAGGGAACTTACCCATAAAGGCGGGCCAtctagcatgcatggagctccGTGTCTGTTTTGACTTCCCAAGTATTTGAGGTCTTGGTGGTCGGTGTATAGTATGATCTCCTTTCCTATGAGatagtgctcccacgtcttgagagccTGTACTACTGCATAGAACTCCTTATCGTAGGTGGCCCACTTTTGTCGTGACTCACacaacttctcactgaaatatgcaATAGGTCTCTTCtcttgcatcaagactcccCCAACTCTGATCCCACTTGCATCACATTCTACCTTGAAGAGTTTGTCAAAATCCGGAAAAGCCAAAACCGGAGTCGTGCTTAGCTTCTCCTTAATCAATGCAAAACTACCCTCTTGTTCGTCGTCCCATTTGAAGCCTCTTTCCTTCTTCAAACACTCGGTCAATGGTGCTACAATAGCGCTGGAATTTCGGATGAACCGCCTATAGAATATGGCTAGCCTGTGGAAGCTTCTAATGTCCCCAATGTTCTTTAGAGTCGGCCACTCCCGGATAGCCCGTACCTTCTTTTCATCAACCTGGATTCCATCCCCACTCACAACATACCCGAGGAACACAAGACTCTCCATCACAAAATCGCACTTCTTTGTGTTAGCAAATAGTTGGTTCTCCCAGAGTAGTCTCAACACGGCGCTCAAGTGCTCCAGATGCTCTTCCAATGTCCTACTATGGATGATGATGTCATCGAAATAAACCACAAtgaacttcccaatcaccggcCGAAGGACTTTATTCATCAATCTCATAAAAGTgctcggtgcattggtcatctCAAAAGGCATCACTAGCCATTCATATAGTCCATCCCGCATTTTAAAAGCGGTTTTCCATTCAACCCCGGCTCTAATCCGGATTTGGTGATACCCACTCCTCAAGTCAATCTTGAAAAACACCTTAGAACGACCCAATTGATCTAGCATATCATCTAGTCGGGGTATGGGAAACTTATATCAAATGGTAATCTTGTTGATGGCTTTACTATCCACACACATCATCCATGAACCATCTTTCTTCGGGGTTAATAATGCAGGAACCGCACATAGGCTCATTATCTCTCTTACGTACCCCATCCTCACTAATTCTTCCACCTTCTCCCGCATAACCTCACTCTCTTTTGGGCTCATTCGGTAgcagtgttctaaaaatcggcTAAGGCGGTCGCCTATGGAGGATTTTTAGAACACCGTCCCGATTTTCACAAATCAGGCGGCATAAATCAGTTGACCGATTTTTGACCTCCTAGGCGGTCTCAGGCGGTCCTATGCGGGTCTAGGCGATCCTAGGCGgcatttttgaaaaaattggtccttaataatttaaaaaattattaaataacaaaaaatacaaaaaaaaaccttaaactattaaatttatttttaagaatattaaatttattgtatttttacacattttgttataaatgttattttattgatctatttgttattttttaaggacattaatgtaaataatattaagatatgtatgtttttctatcctaaatattttctattattatttttacatagtataattcatatattaattgtatttatataatactttatttaataaaaaataaataaatacaaaaaatacaaatctgattaatcatgattaatccccgattaattaGTAAGGGCTCTGTCCGCCCGACTAGCACTTAGCGTCTTTTATAACCTTGTTCGGTAGTGAGGAAGACTAGGCAAGCTAGCTCCCGACACTAAATCAATTTGGTGCTGAATTTCCCTTAGAGGCGGTAACCCGTGGGGTAACTCTTCCGGAAACACATCACGAAATTCATTAAGCATTCTCCCCACTTCATCCAGAACTTCTCCCCCTCAATCTTCCACATCACACAGCTGTCCACTAACATTCACCATCACCATATAAACCATTTGGCTTTCCTCACACTCATTGATAAACGACTTGTGAGTAGGACAGACGATCAATGTGGCCCTTTCTTTAGTCTTAAGCTCTCCCCCAATTAGGGTAAGCATGTATTGTATCCCACTCTTCACAAACCGATAGGTGCTCTTCCTTCCCACGTGAGTAGCATCACGGTCAAATTGCCAAGGGCGTCCTAAAAGTAGGTGGCAAGCGTCCATCTCAACGACGTCACAATAGACCTCATCCCGGTACTCCCTAATTTCAAGAAGTACCCTACACCTTTGGGTCACATTTATCTCCCCCACATTCTTGATCCACCCCATACTATAGGGGGTTTGGGTGACTCTCCATAGTCAATCCGAACTTCTTAGCCGCCACATCACTTATAATATTCTCTTAGCTCCCACTATCGATAATCACATTGCACTTCACCCCCTTGCACGAGACAACGTGTGCAAAAGAGTTGGTGTCTTTGATCCTCCTCCGTTCTATTAGAGACAAATAATCTCCTTACCACATGGATGGCACGGTCATCGTCATAAGCCCCCTCATCCTCGTCCTCAATGAGCTCACAAAACACATCATCATCTTCGTCATAGTCCTCTTCATATCTCTCAACTACATTGGCACTTTTTCTCTTGGGACATTCATTGGAACGATGACCCGACTCATTGCATCGAAAACACTTGAACGAAGCCGATTTTGCATAGGGGTTATTACTTAGTTATCatttgatttgtttttattttttattccatTTAGCCCAAAAAATGTCATTatcaataatataaataaatcctaataaactttaaaaaacaatatatatatatatatatatatatatatatatttaaaatattaaataattaatttattattagaaGAATTAACGGGGTAAAATGTATATTTATCATGATTAGACACATATATAATGACAATTATTATAGGTcgcaatttataatttttaatgatGAAGTAAATTTTAATATGACAAAACTTTTGATTTTGCATGACAATAATAACATCATTAAAATTAGGTACTATATTGACATTTGTCACAATACTTTGTACTTTTTGGGACGAAATATGAATTCATCATTTAAAGGTTTACATATAATGACAAAACACAATTTTCAGTGATAAAAATATTTACTAATTATGACGAAATAAATGtcacaaaaactgaaaattattATGACATGTTCATATTTTGTCACATAAAAACAAATTGTAAGTGACCAAATTCAAAATTATCACATGTACATAATACCACGCTCATACGGTCACAAATGTTGTGATGAATAAATTTCGTCATCTATTATTTATTGTGATGAAAAATCAACTTTTAATGAAAATTATCGTGCGTCAAGAAATGATGGATTTCTTGTAGTGAAcgccttcttctttttcgagaTACACAAACATTACAGAACGTACATAGAAGTTctgccaaaaaaaaattgtgttctCTTGCCAATATTTTGTGTTGCTTTCTCCCTCTTTGTTCTTCGGTTCCATTCTATTCTGGTGATAACATTTGCACTCGGTTGTATTCGGCCAGTAAAGTTATTGTATTTTGGGAGGCGATTGTCAACAGTGGAGAaattatgtgttttttttttttgcaatttcatattattaacaaaaataatagTGTTATTTCATAACACTGTCTCTTGGAATTGATATTACTTCTAACACAGTGAAAAAAATCAAGAAAGTATCTCGTGTTTTACATGAGATCAAAGATACGTGTACATATGAaatattttctattattttttattattgtttttgttcATGTATATGATGAGGGCGTCCTTTCCCTAAGCCCGAGCCCAGAACCACGAGGAGGAACACGAGAGAATCCATCGAAGGAGGGCGAAAACCAAGACAAACTAgagagcacgcggggcgtgcctaacAAGACGCGAGGTGTGGCGAGTCCCGTTTTCGAAGGAGGGCCAAGGAACTCAaggacgcggggcgtccccATTGGTACGCGGGGCGCATGTGGCAGCTTCGAGCGAGAATCAGCTCAGGAGGTCAAGTATGCGGGGCGTACGCCTAGGACGCCACGCGTAGAGTCCAACCCACAGAGCCACCAAGTTCAGGagctcaactacgcggggcgtagtcccGAAGATGCCACGCGTAAGGACCCTCATCGAGCGTCCCCAAgcccagagactcaaacacgcggggcgtaactcCTGGGGCGCGGGACGTACTCTACTGGAAGAATACTTTTCCTCCAAATTCTTACCAAGAGGGGACCATTGCTGTTGGtgttatttactgttttgccaccaaCCCCTTATTACTAAACTACCATGGACTCTTTCTTTTCCTATCCTACCCTTATTCACATGTTTTgcccaaaaccctattcatgggtttttagtcttttctcttcttatttgggagagtatttaaactctcttctttgtaatgtttcacaacttttgattaattaaactaaaagcctccattggagcttaGATTTTCAATCTttgagtttactcaaccttctagtttGAGCTAGAGAAGATTgcattctttgttggtttacgattaaaacctccagtcgatttcaatctacatcagtatatgtatatatatagttattttttatttggtaTTGATATAACGCACACATGGAATGAAAATAACGAGATCCATGACTGCGTagaatataattatagataggAGTAAAATTGGTTCACTTATAAGCGATAGAAATATATTTACGCAATTTATAACTTTATGGATGAAATTACTCTTAGATGTTACCATTAAAGTTTTGAGAATCAAGTATATGTTATGCAAATCTAATTCAATATTAATAATCTAAGTTTATATAAATCATAGGAATACatacatatctatatctatagtatttttttaaaattaataatatccTAAGTTTCCAACATAGCCAAACTATATATCTGCCTTGATTAAATTAAGAAGTACAAATTACAtagttaattatataaaatatataaataaggaattaattttcccaatttaattGCCTACTCTTCAAGAACaacaattgattaattaatcgattaattaatcatttcattacGTATTTAACAAGACCAGGAATATGAGCAGACATTATATAATCTTCCCAATTAATTTCAGTTGGATCGAATTTAAACATGTCTATCTCATCACTTGGACATGTTTCCCTTGCTAATTTCCTCAGCTTCTCTGAATTTGTGTCATCAAatctaaaacaattcaaaaacaataataattaattagataaatataaacataattaaatgataattaatatgaatttaataattttaaaaaatttcttaCATGCCCTCGAATAATAGATACGGTGTATAAAGTTCTATCAATCGCATCACCAATTTTAATTTGCGATCAAGATTTCTATACATTTCCTCGTATTTCTTCAGTACCACTGTGTTTGCCACTTGCAATGCCTGTAAATTATAcaaagatatatatatttttaaatatctaACATTATTTAGTAAATTATACAAACAATATGATATTAGTATGTTTGAGCGTGGATCCTAGAAATACTAGATTATACCAAATATTCGAATAAAAggatttataattaaattaagttgttgacattttttttatcatatttggTCAAAAAAAGTCTAAATCTTTTCCCACGAATATCTGGTATAATCCAGTATTCGAAGGATCTGTGCCATGGAAATAGGAAATTTCTACTTTGGCTGGGCTCAGATCCTGAAAATACTAGATTGGACCAAATATCTGAGTAAAAAGATTCATAATTAGATCAAATTGTTGACTTTTTATCATATTCAGTCAAAAAGTCATAAGTTTGATCAAATTTTAGATATTCAATCTAAGCTAGTACCCGAACTATCTATATCCAGCCCTAATTGACAACTCTAAGAGTTGTCCAAACCCCTCCCAGAATAGATCCCGGTGATTGGAAACAAAAAacggtaaataaataaataaagatgtAAAAAATGATTACCTTCAATGGGAGGAGATAACGAATAGTCATGTACATATGGAAGCTCGGTAGAGAATTAAAGAGAATTCCTTTGCCGATACGAACTTGACTTCCATCTTTGTTAATCCATGGATTTGCAGAGAAATAACGAAATGCATAGtcatgaaaatttgaaaatctcACTGGATTTCTTGATGATGATCCAatttgatatataatttctGAACATTTTTTTGATCTTGCCACCATAGCTAAAATTATCCCATTTATAACCATGTCTGATGGTATCTgtcatataaaatataaaatatatatcattaatttatttattttctaatttaaatATCATATTAACTAATTAATACTGTATAGTATTCTTAAAAATATACTATATAATATACTAGTATATATGTCATAAATAAATATCTGTCATATTAAATACTacaaaatatcattaatttattttctaatttaaatATCATATttcttatataaaaattaaatatcatATAACAAATACTATATAgtattcttcaaaaaaaaaaaatactatacatgtcataaataaatatctgtcatattaaatacaaaatatcattaatttattttttattttttaatatcataTAGTATTCTTAAAAAAAGGTAATACTATATAGTATATGTCATAAATAAATATCTGACATTCTTGTTGGGGTAATTCATGGCTCCTGATTTAAATTAATGTGTCtcctaaatttaaatttttttacctttttacataaaaatatctgaatttttttaattattttttagataaTGTATAGTTTTTTTATGGTTATTAAAGAGAATGAATTTAATTTCTACCTACATAAAATAATGTAATTAACCGGACGGTGTAATTTCTACCTATAATATAATCTTAAATCTACTATTTGAGACTGAAATTGCAtatgaaaataatttatttttcgttaataaattttaaaattgtacaattgaTAAATGTTATATCTacaattttatagttttttttatgtaatatattctatttcttttgttgcaaAAAGTTTGGGATTGGAAGGATTGCCAGACAAGTCTCCGATATAGGGAAAGTCTCAAGATCGCAAAGAAGCTTATGAGATGGCTAACATATTTCTTCACTTCATCTACAAGACTCCAATATTAATAGCAGGAATTGATTCCAAGTAGAGTTCTACAAGAGTCAATTCCTTACCGAGCCAACCCTCATAAACGAACTTTacattatcattattttttttattcatatcatcttaaattataatcaaaatatttaatttatccTCGCATAGAAAGATAATAAAGTTGTAAAGGATTAATTAAATTAGGGTAAAATaagtatttaattataatttatggtGATAtagataaaaaatattaataatgtaattaaatttatcatcatttaatagttttttattgattaattttacTTTAATATTAAACATATTAAAGAATGttttatatgatttttatgtgaTTAATATTACAGTAATGTAAATTTCAAAaatgttttatattaaaaaataaaatttagaaacTATAATGAGAATAATGTTACAGTTAAGGAGCCATAAATAAAATTCAACattaatgtattattattattattattattattattattattattattattattattattattattatagtttaaatagaaattttaaataataactCACCACATCAAGAGTTGACTGTGGACTGGACAAGAAACATGTTATTTTTCCTTTCCCATAACCAGCAATTACACTATCAATTGTTCTGCAATAGAAATTCAATATGTTAgtgttttttaatatatgtAGACGTATATTAAAGTTGTGAGAACGAGAAAAGTGAATTACTTACTTTATACCTTCAATCCAACCAGGAAAAGGTTCTTTATAAGTACTCGAAACCATGGTCGGACGAATAATAACAACAGGCAAAGTCTCTTTCAAGTGCACCAAAAGCATCTCTCCCATTGCTTTTGTGAAAACGTACGTGTTTGGCCATCCAAAAGTTCTTGCCCTATTCAAAGTAACACCACAaagtatatttaaaaaattaagtaaaaacggatttcataaaataaaaagaagaatcatCATCGTaactaattataatattagTTTAAGGTTAATATATACCTAGCCACTCCAATTTACACCCAAAAGTTTAATGACCATTTAAGCTTTCAAAACGACTTTTTCATCTCCTTAACTTGTTTAAGCGGTCATGGCCCACGTGACAATACTACATACTTTTGTGTGCCACTAAcagtttaagcaagttgagcGATAAAGAGATTGATTTAAACAAGTTGAGAGAGCGGAAAAATTGTTTCAACCAAATTGAGTTGATAGAAATGTAGTTTTAAACTTTTATAGCGTCATTAGGCGTTTAGTGGCAGATATTAcatatgtattaagccattctTTTAAGCATAATATAGTAAAGGCTTAATAAATATGCAACTCAACTTGCATCTAATACCTAATGACCTCCCGAAACATTAAAACGACTTTTCTGCTACCTCAACATGCTCAAAG
The window above is part of the Euphorbia lathyris chromosome 3, ddEupLath1.1, whole genome shotgun sequence genome. Proteins encoded here:
- the LOC136223382 gene encoding fatty acyl-CoA reductase 3-like; translated protein: MEFGSIIQLFENKTILITGATGYLAKIFVEKILRVQPNVKKFYLLVRASDAESAAERLQDEIIGKELFRVIKEKYAENINSFVSEKMSPIPGDISYEHLGIEDSILREKLWEQVDFVLNFAATTNFDERYEIALGINTMGAVNVVNFAKRCQKIQMLVHVSTAYVCGEDSGTILEKPFSMGKAKKGTEKIVIETETKLAQEKLDQLHSEDVSEKAISAAMKDFGLERARTFGWPNTYVFTKAMGEMLLVHLKETLPVVIIRPTMVSSTYKEPFPGWIEGIKTIDSVIAGYGKGKITCFLSSPQSTLDVIPSDMVINGIILAMVARSKKCSEIIYQIGSSSRNPVRFSNFHDYAFRYFSANPWINKDGSQVRIGKGILFNSLPSFHMYMTIRYLLPLKALQVANTVVLKKYEEMYRNLDRKLKLVMRLIELYTPYLLFEGIFDDTNSEKLRKLARETCPSDEIDMFKFDPTEINWEDYIMSAHIPGLVKYVMK